The Mycolicibacterium brumae DNA window CGTGGCGCCGGTTGTCGTCGGGCCGAATTCAGCGCCGACGCGCGGCCGGCGGCGGTGTTCGGCGGGGGGTTGGAACTGCCGTCGTCACCGGACACGGCGCCGGCCAGGATCGGCTGGGTCTGGCCGGAAAAGTCCTCGTCGACGACGTCGGCGACGACGACGGTGACGTTGTCCGGACCGCCGCCGCGCAATGCGAGCTCGATCAGCCGGTCGGCGGCCTCGGTGACCGTCGGCAACTGCAGCGCTTCGGCGATGGTCTCGGAGCTGACCGGGTCGGACAGCCCGTCGGAGCACAGCAGGTAGCGGTCCCCGACGCGGGCTTCCCGCATGATCAGGGTGGGCTCCACCTCGTGTCCGGTCAGGGCGCGCATGATCAGCGACCGCTGCGGGTGGCTGTGCGCCTCCTCGGCGGTGATGCGGCCCTCGTCGACCAGGGTCTGGACGAACGTGTCGTCCTTGGTGATCTGGGTCAGCTCGCCGTCGCGCAGCAGGTAGCCGCGGGAGTCGCCGATGTGCACCAGGCCCAGCCGGTTGCCGGCGAACAAAATCGCCGTCAGCGTGGTGCCCATGCCGTCGAGCTCGGGATCGGCCTCGACCTGGGCGGCGATCGCCGCGTTGCCCTGGTGCACCGCCTCATCGAGCTTGGACAGCAGGTCGCCGCCGGGCTCGTCGTCGTCGAGGTGGGCCAGGCCGGCGATGATCAGCTGCGAGGCCACCTCGCCGGCGGCGTGGCCGCCCATGCCGTCGGCCAACGCCAACAGTCGCGCGCCGGCGTACACCGAGTCTTCGTTGTTCTGACGCACCAGACCGCGGTCGCTGCGCGCTGAATATCTGAGCACCAGTGTCACGGCCGCAGCTCGATTGCTGTCTTGCCGATGCGCACCGGTGTGCCTATGGGAACTCGTACCGCCGTCGTCACTTTCGCCCTGTCAAGGTAAGTACCGTTGGTCGATCCTAAGTCCTCCACGTACCACTCCGAACCGCGTTGTGAGAGACGCGCGTGGCGCGTCGAGGCGTAGTCGTCGGTGAGGACCAGGGTGGAATCGTCGGCACGTCCGATCAATACCGGCTGGGAACCCAGCGTGATCCGGGTTCCGGCCAGCGCGCCGTCGGTGACCACCAGGTACCGCGGCGTTGTCCGCCCCTGTCGGGCCGGCAGCAATGAACCCCGCAAATTCAGCCCGCGGCGTGCCATCACCGGCCCGGTCGGGGCGTAAATATCTGTTTTCAACACGCGAAGAAC harbors:
- a CDS encoding PP2C family protein-serine/threonine phosphatase; its protein translation is MTLVLRYSARSDRGLVRQNNEDSVYAGARLLALADGMGGHAAGEVASQLIIAGLAHLDDDEPGGDLLSKLDEAVHQGNAAIAAQVEADPELDGMGTTLTAILFAGNRLGLVHIGDSRGYLLRDGELTQITKDDTFVQTLVDEGRITAEEAHSHPQRSLIMRALTGHEVEPTLIMREARVGDRYLLCSDGLSDPVSSETIAEALQLPTVTEAADRLIELALRGGGPDNVTVVVADVVDEDFSGQTQPILAGAVSGDDGSSNPPPNTAAGRASALNSARRQPAPRAAAVTQPETSPRKPRGRRRLILAVVLVALLILSGIAATAIIRSNYYVATNDGVVSIMRGVPGSILGVSLQSPHVQACVNSRSELSLIDYGAEPRDCQILTPADLDQSGRKTAEQGLPTGSLDESIQRLQTLVTGSLLPVCEAAPEPESEPAPKPKATPTPTTATAPTTEAAPTTEAEGGPDSPTEAGAEQSEAPDTSAAPSATPVPHGQKTPVPAQATMTQVPGTDCREAA
- a CDS encoding FHA domain-containing protein FhaB/FipA produces the protein MQGIVLQLSRAGFLLLLWVFIWSVLRVLKTDIYAPTGPVMARRGLNLRGSLLPARQGRTTPRYLVVTDGALAGTRITLGSQPVLIGRADDSTLVLTDDYASTRHARLSQRGSEWYVEDLGSTNGTYLDRAKVTTAVRVPIGTPVRIGKTAIELRP